In one Betta splendens chromosome 14, fBetSpl5.4, whole genome shotgun sequence genomic region, the following are encoded:
- the znf346 gene encoding zinc finger protein 346 isoform X2, whose amino-acid sequence MAAVIKSVEEEAAAGLYWLRVEIMAEAMHSDDFPYLPSGPAEVNKMIKEHSDLFSDSQCKICSAVLISESQKLTHYQSKKHANKVRRYISLRGEKEEGFKKLKSESPDTDCNNGDTDRLKVCHVCNMTFSAPVVAESHYQGKVHAKNLRLKNIVPQTPVASQSAPTVQLKKQSADDTSSVLTVGNISDSDPHRFCSICQASFNNPVMAQQHYVGKKHRKQMTKLKLMETYGPSTAPASTLKGYPCTVCNIELNSVEQYQSHISGAKHKNQVKKTGLSVSGNKHPAEQSRVGENQLASRDNQCNATGQIQYDTRGDQYTAGDNQYTPEDTEYSEAYQYT is encoded by the exons ATGGCAGCTGTCATTAAAtcagtagaagaagaagcagcagcaggactctACTGGCTGCGGGTAGAAATAATGGCCGAGGCGATGCACTCCGATGATTTTCCTTATTTACCTTCGGGGCCGGCGGAGG TAAATAAGATGATAAAGGAGCACAGCGACCTGTTTTCTGACTCCCAGTGTAAAATCTGCAGTGCTGTCCTAATTTCCGAGTCTCAGAAGTTGACTCATTACCAG AGCAAGAAACATGCCAACAAAGTACGACGTTATATTTCCTTGCGTGGTGAGAAGGAGGAAGGTTTTAAAAAGCTCAAGTCAGAATCACCTGACACT GACTGCAACAATGGAGACACAGACCGCTTGAAGGTGTGTCATGTATGTAACATGACGTTCTCTGCTCCTGTGGTGGCCGAGTCACACTACCAAGGCAAAGTTCACGCCAAGAACCTGAGGTTGAAAAACATTGTTCCTCAGACCCCAG TAGCGTCCCAATCAGCACCAACAGTTCAGCTAAAAAAGCAAAGTGCAGATGATACAAGCAGTGTCCTGACAGTGGGCAACATCAGCGACAGCGACCCACACCGTTTCTGCTCCATCTGCCAGGCGTCGTTCAACAACCCCGTCATGGCCCAGCAGCACTACGTCGGCAAGAAGCATCGGAAACAGATGACCAAGCTCAAACTGATGGAGACGTACGGCCCCTCTACAGCACCAG ctTCAACACTAAAGGGCTACCCATGCACTGTCTGCAACATTGAACTTAACTCTGTGGAGCAGTACCAGTCTCATATAAGTGGAGCCAAACATAAGAACCA agtCAAGAAAACAGGCCTGAGTGTTTCAGGAAACAAACACCCAGCAGAACAATCACGCGTAGGTGAAAACCAGCTTGCAAGCAGAGACAACCAGTGCAATGCCACTGGGCAAATCCAGTATGACACCAGAGGTGACCAGTATACAGCTGGAGATAACCAGTACACGCCTGAGGACACGGAGTACTCCGAGGCGTACCAGTACACCTGA
- the znf346 gene encoding zinc finger protein 346 isoform X1, with protein MAAVIKSVEEEAAAGLYWLRVEIMAEAMHSDDFPYLPSGPAEVNKMIKEHSDLFSDSQCKICSAVLISESQKLTHYQSKKHANKVRRYISLRGEKEEGFKKLKSESPDTQDCNNGDTDRLKVCHVCNMTFSAPVVAESHYQGKVHAKNLRLKNIVPQTPVASQSAPTVQLKKQSADDTSSVLTVGNISDSDPHRFCSICQASFNNPVMAQQHYVGKKHRKQMTKLKLMETYGPSTAPASTLKGYPCTVCNIELNSVEQYQSHISGAKHKNQVKKTGLSVSGNKHPAEQSRVGENQLASRDNQCNATGQIQYDTRGDQYTAGDNQYTPEDTEYSEAYQYT; from the exons ATGGCAGCTGTCATTAAAtcagtagaagaagaagcagcagcaggactctACTGGCTGCGGGTAGAAATAATGGCCGAGGCGATGCACTCCGATGATTTTCCTTATTTACCTTCGGGGCCGGCGGAGG TAAATAAGATGATAAAGGAGCACAGCGACCTGTTTTCTGACTCCCAGTGTAAAATCTGCAGTGCTGTCCTAATTTCCGAGTCTCAGAAGTTGACTCATTACCAG AGCAAGAAACATGCCAACAAAGTACGACGTTATATTTCCTTGCGTGGTGAGAAGGAGGAAGGTTTTAAAAAGCTCAAGTCAGAATCACCTGACACT CAGGACTGCAACAATGGAGACACAGACCGCTTGAAGGTGTGTCATGTATGTAACATGACGTTCTCTGCTCCTGTGGTGGCCGAGTCACACTACCAAGGCAAAGTTCACGCCAAGAACCTGAGGTTGAAAAACATTGTTCCTCAGACCCCAG TAGCGTCCCAATCAGCACCAACAGTTCAGCTAAAAAAGCAAAGTGCAGATGATACAAGCAGTGTCCTGACAGTGGGCAACATCAGCGACAGCGACCCACACCGTTTCTGCTCCATCTGCCAGGCGTCGTTCAACAACCCCGTCATGGCCCAGCAGCACTACGTCGGCAAGAAGCATCGGAAACAGATGACCAAGCTCAAACTGATGGAGACGTACGGCCCCTCTACAGCACCAG ctTCAACACTAAAGGGCTACCCATGCACTGTCTGCAACATTGAACTTAACTCTGTGGAGCAGTACCAGTCTCATATAAGTGGAGCCAAACATAAGAACCA agtCAAGAAAACAGGCCTGAGTGTTTCAGGAAACAAACACCCAGCAGAACAATCACGCGTAGGTGAAAACCAGCTTGCAAGCAGAGACAACCAGTGCAATGCCACTGGGCAAATCCAGTATGACACCAGAGGTGACCAGTATACAGCTGGAGATAACCAGTACACGCCTGAGGACACGGAGTACTCCGAGGCGTACCAGTACACCTGA
- the znf346 gene encoding zinc finger protein 346 isoform X3, with the protein MINKMIKEHSDLFSDSQCKICSAVLISESQKLTHYQSKKHANKVRRYISLRGEKEEGFKKLKSESPDTQDCNNGDTDRLKVCHVCNMTFSAPVVAESHYQGKVHAKNLRLKNIVPQTPVASQSAPTVQLKKQSADDTSSVLTVGNISDSDPHRFCSICQASFNNPVMAQQHYVGKKHRKQMTKLKLMETYGPSTAPASTLKGYPCTVCNIELNSVEQYQSHISGAKHKNQVKKTGLSVSGNKHPAEQSRVGENQLASRDNQCNATGQIQYDTRGDQYTAGDNQYTPEDTEYSEAYQYT; encoded by the exons ATGA TAAATAAGATGATAAAGGAGCACAGCGACCTGTTTTCTGACTCCCAGTGTAAAATCTGCAGTGCTGTCCTAATTTCCGAGTCTCAGAAGTTGACTCATTACCAG AGCAAGAAACATGCCAACAAAGTACGACGTTATATTTCCTTGCGTGGTGAGAAGGAGGAAGGTTTTAAAAAGCTCAAGTCAGAATCACCTGACACT CAGGACTGCAACAATGGAGACACAGACCGCTTGAAGGTGTGTCATGTATGTAACATGACGTTCTCTGCTCCTGTGGTGGCCGAGTCACACTACCAAGGCAAAGTTCACGCCAAGAACCTGAGGTTGAAAAACATTGTTCCTCAGACCCCAG TAGCGTCCCAATCAGCACCAACAGTTCAGCTAAAAAAGCAAAGTGCAGATGATACAAGCAGTGTCCTGACAGTGGGCAACATCAGCGACAGCGACCCACACCGTTTCTGCTCCATCTGCCAGGCGTCGTTCAACAACCCCGTCATGGCCCAGCAGCACTACGTCGGCAAGAAGCATCGGAAACAGATGACCAAGCTCAAACTGATGGAGACGTACGGCCCCTCTACAGCACCAG ctTCAACACTAAAGGGCTACCCATGCACTGTCTGCAACATTGAACTTAACTCTGTGGAGCAGTACCAGTCTCATATAAGTGGAGCCAAACATAAGAACCA agtCAAGAAAACAGGCCTGAGTGTTTCAGGAAACAAACACCCAGCAGAACAATCACGCGTAGGTGAAAACCAGCTTGCAAGCAGAGACAACCAGTGCAATGCCACTGGGCAAATCCAGTATGACACCAGAGGTGACCAGTATACAGCTGGAGATAACCAGTACACGCCTGAGGACACGGAGTACTCCGAGGCGTACCAGTACACCTGA
- the znf346 gene encoding zinc finger protein 346 isoform X4 — MIKEHSDLFSDSQCKICSAVLISESQKLTHYQSKKHANKVRRYISLRGEKEEGFKKLKSESPDTQDCNNGDTDRLKVCHVCNMTFSAPVVAESHYQGKVHAKNLRLKNIVPQTPVASQSAPTVQLKKQSADDTSSVLTVGNISDSDPHRFCSICQASFNNPVMAQQHYVGKKHRKQMTKLKLMETYGPSTAPASTLKGYPCTVCNIELNSVEQYQSHISGAKHKNQVKKTGLSVSGNKHPAEQSRVGENQLASRDNQCNATGQIQYDTRGDQYTAGDNQYTPEDTEYSEAYQYT, encoded by the exons ATGATAAAGGAGCACAGCGACCTGTTTTCTGACTCCCAGTGTAAAATCTGCAGTGCTGTCCTAATTTCCGAGTCTCAGAAGTTGACTCATTACCAG AGCAAGAAACATGCCAACAAAGTACGACGTTATATTTCCTTGCGTGGTGAGAAGGAGGAAGGTTTTAAAAAGCTCAAGTCAGAATCACCTGACACT CAGGACTGCAACAATGGAGACACAGACCGCTTGAAGGTGTGTCATGTATGTAACATGACGTTCTCTGCTCCTGTGGTGGCCGAGTCACACTACCAAGGCAAAGTTCACGCCAAGAACCTGAGGTTGAAAAACATTGTTCCTCAGACCCCAG TAGCGTCCCAATCAGCACCAACAGTTCAGCTAAAAAAGCAAAGTGCAGATGATACAAGCAGTGTCCTGACAGTGGGCAACATCAGCGACAGCGACCCACACCGTTTCTGCTCCATCTGCCAGGCGTCGTTCAACAACCCCGTCATGGCCCAGCAGCACTACGTCGGCAAGAAGCATCGGAAACAGATGACCAAGCTCAAACTGATGGAGACGTACGGCCCCTCTACAGCACCAG ctTCAACACTAAAGGGCTACCCATGCACTGTCTGCAACATTGAACTTAACTCTGTGGAGCAGTACCAGTCTCATATAAGTGGAGCCAAACATAAGAACCA agtCAAGAAAACAGGCCTGAGTGTTTCAGGAAACAAACACCCAGCAGAACAATCACGCGTAGGTGAAAACCAGCTTGCAAGCAGAGACAACCAGTGCAATGCCACTGGGCAAATCCAGTATGACACCAGAGGTGACCAGTATACAGCTGGAGATAACCAGTACACGCCTGAGGACACGGAGTACTCCGAGGCGTACCAGTACACCTGA
- the LOC114869581 gene encoding heterogeneous nuclear ribonucleoprotein A/B-like, producing the protein MADVDSLLMETSEQNGNEGEDDQNGAEQELMGADEDNETDGGKIDASKEEEDAGKLFVGGLSWDTSKKDLKDYFSKFGEVSDCTIKMDSNTGRSRGFGFVLFKDSASVDKVLEQKEHRLDGRQIDPKRAMAMKKEPVKKIFVGGLNPEATEDAIREYFGEFGEIETIELPIDPKSKKRRGFIFITFKDEASVKKCLEKKYHNIEGGRCELKIAQPKEVYQQQQYGGGRGGYGGRGGRGRGGQSQGWNQGYGNYWNQGYGNQGYGYGGYSGYGNYDYSSGYYGYGAGYDYSQGSANYGKTPRRGAHQTSYKPY; encoded by the exons ATGGCAGATGTTGATAGTCTGCTCATGGAGACATCAGAGCAGAACGGCAATGAGGGAGAGGATGACCAAAATGGAGCCGAGCAGGAGCTGATGGGTGCTGATGAGGACAATGAGACCGATGGAGGAAAAATTGATGccagcaaagaggaggaggatgctgg GAAATTGTTTGTGGGTGGCCTCAGCTGGGACACGAGTAAAAAGGACTTGAAAGACTACTTCAGTAAATTTGGCGAAGTATCAGACTGCACTATCAAAATGGACTCAAACACCGGTCGGTCCCGAGGCTTTGGCTTCGTTCTCTTCAAAGACTCTGCCAGTGTTGACAAA GTGCTGGAACAGAAGGAACACAGACTGGATGGACGCCAGATTGATCCTAAGAGGGCGATGGCCATGAAGAAGGAGCCTGTCAAGAAGATCTTTGTCGGTGGTTTGAACCCTGAGGCTACAGAGGATGCAATCCGGGAATATTTTGGGGAATTTGGCGAG ATTGAAACTATTGAACTTCCCATTGACCCCAAATCAAAGAAAAGGAGGGGGTtcattttcattacatttaaaGATGAAGCCAGCGTCAAGAAGTGCTTGGAGAAGAAATACCACAACATTGAGGGTGGCAGG TGTGAACTAAAGATCGCCCAGCCAAAGGAGGtgtaccagcagcagcagtacgGAGGTGGGCGTGGTGGTTACGGAGGTCGGGGAGGCAGGGGCAGAGGAG GTCAAAGCCAGGGCTGGAATCAGGGCTATGGAAACTACTGGAACCAGGGCTACGGTAACCAAGGCTATGGCTATGGTGGATACAGTGGCTATGGCAACTATGACTACTCTTCTGGTTACTATGGCTATGGAGCGGGATATGATTACA GCCAAGGCAGTGCTAACTATGGGAAAACCCCAAGACGGGGGGCACACCAGACCAGCTACAAGCCATACTGA